A segment of the Melospiza melodia melodia isolate bMelMel2 chromosome 24, bMelMel2.pri, whole genome shotgun sequence genome:
AATAAGGGGGATGGTTTAGAGCCACGATGGGGTCCATGGAGCCCAAGATTCCCATTCCCTCCTGCCATGGGTTCCTCCTTCACCCTGGGCATCATTTCTGCACCTGTCAGGGAGAAGCTGGGTGTTGTGAGATTGCACATATCCATGTTTTGAGGCCCTTTGGAATGAAATTCTGGGAAAATGAGCAGCAGCAAGGTCACCACAGCCCCCATCACATCCTGAGagcctgcagagctctgctgcagcagctgggagggactGTGGGAAACCCTTTCCATCTCTCTTGAAAACCAAACACAAAGAGGCATTAACCAAATtctttcctattaaaaaaaattaggggTTTGGCTTTAAACAGCTTCCAAGGGCTGGCTTGAGATTACTTGTCCTGCCTTGCTGCCTTCAGCTCCTCATTTGCACTGGCACCAAGCCCCATCACTGCTTCCTTCATGCACCCTCTGTTCATCCACTCCACCTCCAGGCTGTTACCCTGCCATCAAATCTTCtgcatccccagctccttccaGTTCCCACAGCTCAGTCCTTGACATGTGGGATCTCCTCATGGCTCAGGAAGTGTCCCCAGATGGAGTTTCACGTTGGTGAGGGAAGGTGCATCACCACTGGACACCAATCCCACTGTCAGTCCTGCTGGGACCCAACCTTTCCCTTctcccagggcaggctgacaccAGGACACGGCCCTGCTCATCCTGATATAATCTCTTGGCTCTCCTGATAATAAGATCAGCTGGGAAAGCTCCTAACACAGCTAAAATGCACAATAACTGGAGAATGAAAAGGCAGGAGTAATTCCAGTGAAAAGGGTTTTGGAATCAACAGAACAAATTCATCCAGAGCTAAATTCTGGAACTGGCACTTGGCGATGGAAGAACACCTGAGTTAAAGCTCCAAAAAAACCACACATCCACAAATTTAGGTTAGAAACTtgtgacagtgctcacaggggtctgaggatgagggaagagatgaggatctgactccatgtttcagaaggcttgatttattattttattatatatattatattaaaactatactaaaagaatagaaaaaaggaatagaaaaagaaagaatgataacaaaagctttggtcttggacagagagtctaagccagctgactgtgactggccattaattagaaacaactgcatcaatcacagatgcacctgttgcattccacagcagcagataaccattgtttacattttgttcctgaggcctctcagcttctcaggaggaaaaatcctaaggaaaggattttccataaaacaggTCTGTGACACAAACTTATTTGAACTTCTGTGCAAGCTCCCTTTGTGTTTGTACTTCGCATCAATCAGCttctgggacagctccaggctcCAGCGAGGGATGGAAGGTGAGTGCTGAGCAAACACACCTGGCTGGGGCAGCCTGCACCTCCAGAGCAACCCCAGAGCTGGGTCAGGGCCGTGGCTCCGGCATCTGCTCCCGGAGAGCCGCGCGTCGTCTTCGCGGAGATTTCATTTCCCCCTCTGGTTAAATATTTCACAAAAATCACCGGTAACTGACAGCTGAATGAGGAGGTTATGACAGACGGGAGAGCTTATTTTCCCCTTCCAGCCAAAGATTTCATCGCTTCACTGGAGATTGGGCACGTTCACAGCAGCTCTGTCTGCAGACGAGTGCGCAGGAAAAGCCGTGGGAAAAGCTGTCCAGCGCTGGCCACGAGCCActccagggctggggatgggcacTGAGTGTCCCCCACgccagggctgaggatgggcacTGAGTGTCCCCCAGGCCGGGCAGCTGCCGTGGCTCTGAGGGGACTGGCGGTGCCGCGCTTTCCTGCGCTAGCGGCGGCGATGCAGcaatgctgctgctgcactcCAGGGCTGCGCTGTGCGGATTGGCCCGCAGCACCCcgctctcctccctccctgccctccctcctccagcacccACAACCCTCAGAGATTGGACAGCTTGGTGCCACATGGCACAGAGGGACCAGGATAAAAAAATGAGCCGGGCTCGCGGCTTGTAGAGTCCGCGGAGAGAAGTTCGCGGAGCAGTGACACCAACATTCCTTGGCTGCGCTGAGTCACAGGAGGACGGGCAGAGGGACACACCACCGGGGCTGCAGGCAcccagggacacctgcagggTGAGCACCAGCTGCGGAGCATCCTGTCCCCTCCGTGCCAGCCATGTCCCTGGTGGCCAAGGAGAAGAACCACGTCCGCTTGGTTTTCCTGGGAGCCGCCGGCGTGGGCAAGACCTCTCTGATCCGGCGCTTCCTGCTGGACACCTTCGAGCCCAAGCACCGGCGCACGGTGGAGGAGCTGCACAGCCAGGAGTACGAGGTGAGCGGGGCCACGGTCAAGGTGGAGATCCTGGACACCAGCGGCAGCTACTCCTTCCCGGCCATGAGGAAGCTCTCCATCCAGAACAGCGACGCCTTCGCCCTGGTCTACGCCGTGGACGACGCCGAGTCCTTCGAGAGCGTCAAGAGCCTGCGGGAGGAGATCCTGGAGGTGAAGGAGGACAAGTTCCCTCCCATCGTGGTGGTGGGCAACAAGGCGGAGAGCGGCGGCGAGCGGCGCGTGCCCCTGGAGGAGGCGCTGGCGCTGGTGGAGCTGGACTGGAACGGGCGCTTCGTGGAGGCGTCGGCCAAGGACAACCAGAACGTGCTGGAGGTGttcagggagctgctgcagcaggccAACCTGCCCAGCCGGCTCAGCCCCGCGCTCTGCAAGAGGAGGGAGACGCTGCCCAAGGAGCAGGCGCTCCGGCCGCCCATGAACAAGACCAACAGCTGCTCCGTGTGCTGAGCCGCTGCCCCGCGGCTGGCACCGCCTGCAAACTCAGGTGGGCTGGGTGGGAGAGGCTCTGCCTCGGCCAAAACCTCCCCTGCTGCCTCCCACCCCTTCCCTCCCGTTCCCCACCCAGCCCACAGGAGCGCAGCGGGCGGGAGGTGACAGGGAGGTGGGATGCTGGGTGCTGGATGGGTGCGGGGAACTCCCAAAAAAGCAGGAGGCTCACCTGGGGAGCAGCCGTGggtcaggcagggcaggacgggcAGGGGGCACAAACACCAGGGCCCTGGCAGATGTGGGCACCTGCAGCTGCATCACCGCTGTCCCAGGGCACTCAGGTCCGGTGTCACCTCGTCCCAAGCACCTCCAAGCTCCTGGCATGGCTCTGGCACCCACAGCACATCCTGAGCCTGTACCTGGCGTAGAGCATGTGATAGGGTGGTCTGTGCATCAGTTTGGTTTTCTCTATTCTCTttctgtttggtttgtttgtttttttttaagcattcCAAATAAATAAATTGTTGCAAAGTGGAGCTGGAAAATGTCTCGGTTTCTTTCTCCTGTATTTCAGGTGCTGCAGTGCCTGCTATCAGTGTTTTATGCTCTTATCACTGAATTTTGGCTTCTCTCCTCTGTGCTCCAGCCTCATGTGGAGTGTCCTGGCACTGGAGGAGcctcccctggcagtgccaggacatTCAGAGTTATAATTTTTCTAATAATTTACCTACCCTGAAGTTTTTACCAAGCAGCAGAGACCAACAATAAAACACCTtctcacctctgagcacagaaaaTAACACCCAGCCATTAAAAGACAGCTGATCCACcgaaataaaaacacaaacatgtTGAAAGGACATAATAAATGGCACAGGGGGAGGCACAGAGGAGCCGTGTTTGCTGTTCTGAGTGTGCCCTGAACTGATTTACTCTCCCttcacacagcccagcctggctgtaaTGAGCACTTAACCTGCTCAGCAGCCCCCCCCACACACCAGCAATGGAGATATCAAAGCCTGATGGATAAAGAGCCACCCTCCAGAGCCACAGGGGATGGGTGGTTTGGGGTCTGCAGCTctcagcagcccagccctgcaggaggggGGGTCCTGATCAGCTGGGGAGGCacctgggggtcccaggggagcagcagggagagctcagcctgccctgggcaTCACTGCTGGCACACCTCGGTGCCACCCCTCCCGTGGGCACTGCAGCCACAACAGCGAGCTCCAGACAGGGAAAACCCTCCCAGGGCATGGGGtgaggctggggacagccagggcagggcacagctggggggcACAGGCAGCACAGCGGACAGGCAGGTGCCACCAGGACCCGCTTATCAAAAAAGTGAGGATGAGGAATCAAATCCAGCTTGCAATAATATTTCCTGAATGAGAGAAACTGTGGTTTATGTCTTCACCCCATAGAAATTGCCAGCTAGGTGGCCAGAGGATTGTTACAACCTAGTCTGCAGTTTATTAAAAAGGAAATTTGTCTACTTCCCCCTCCTCCAACTTCCTCATTGTCCAACCAAAATATAGTATATCCATGGAATaaataattgcctttttttttttcacaacttGAATAGTCCAGAGTAAAACCCCGTGCACATTGGGGATCTGTGGATTACAGATGGGtatttttggaaaataaaaatacccAGGTTGCCCTCACCTCTGCCTCACAGCTGTGTGCCTCATGCTGCCACCAGGACACTGCCCCAGGTGTGTGGCTGTCCCTTGTCCAGTggcttggggacacacagggctgCCCTGGATGGAGCCTTTCTTGGGGAAAGGGGATTCCCTGCAGGGAAGGACCAGGAACAGCTCATTTTGGGCAGCTGACCCAACCTTGTGCCTGGGGAAAGGGAATTCCCTGCAGGGAATGAACACCAGGACCAGCTCACTTTGGGCAGCTGACCCGGCGCGgtgccccctgcccgcagcagggcCGGGTGTGAGGGATGCAGGCACAGGGATGTGCCCACCAgggacccctgccagggctgtccctgcccaccccagccaTGCAGGGCCCCCAGCTCTCAGTAGCAGCCAGTCCTGCCCCAGTTCCGCCCCTCCCAGGgcgggtttgggtttgggggatgCAGAATCAGGAGCCCCAGGCCCTTTGGTTCACAGCACTGTGctaaaaacagaaggaaaatctCTCTGCATTGTGGAGAGAGGACGATGGGACGGGCAAGGCTGGCTGTGATCCATGGCCATGGCCTGGAAACAGCCCCTCTTGGGGGTCCCAGCGGCCTCCCCAGGCTCAGAGCCCCCCGAGCTGCCCCCCTGTGCCCATCTCAGCCttccctgggggctccaggaccccaaatcccagccagcccagcccacgACCTGCGGGGTGCAGCAGCCACTGCTCCGCAGGTGGATCCTGACCATgagatgctgcagctgcagctgatgcAGGAACAGGGACCCTGGAGGTGCAGGAGATgctcagggaggtgctggaggctcggagctgcaggaggaggtgaTGGAGCTGCTGATGAAGGCGCCGGAGCTGCAGAGGGACATGCAGGAGATGCAGGAGATGCAGGAGGTGCAGGAGGTGCAGAGGGAGAtgcaggaggtgcaggaggaggggcaggaggtgcaaAGGGAGGTGCAGGAGATGCAGGAGATgcaggaggtgcagagggacatgCAGATGCAGGAGGTGCAAAGGGAGATGCAGGAGGTGCAGGAGATgcacagggaggtgct
Coding sequences within it:
- the LOC134428888 gene encoding GTP-binding protein Rhes-like; translated protein: MSLVAKEKNHVRLVFLGAAGVGKTSLIRRFLLDTFEPKHRRTVEELHSQEYEVSGATVKVEILDTSGSYSFPAMRKLSIQNSDAFALVYAVDDAESFESVKSLREEILEVKEDKFPPIVVVGNKAESGGERRVPLEEALALVELDWNGRFVEASAKDNQNVLEVFRELLQQANLPSRLSPALCKRRETLPKEQALRPPMNKTNSCSVC